The Eggerthella guodeyinii sequence TCGTCGCGCGCTCGACGCCCATGATGAGCTTGGCCAGCGTCGACTTGCCGCCGCCGTTGGGGCCGGTGATGACCGTGAAGCGGCCGTCGGGGATGGTGAGGGACAAATCGTCGATGATGCGCTTCGTGTCCTTCGATCCGTCCGCGAGCGGCACCTCGAAGGTGAGGTTCTTCAGTTCCAGCATGATGCGCCTTCTCCGTCTCTTCTCGTCTATTTGATACTATATTACTATCATTAGTGCGGCGCTCAGTCAAGCGCGGCCGCGTGCTCGGCGGGAGGCGCGTATCCCTCGGCCGTCAACGGCCGGGGCGATCCCCGATTCCGCCCGCATCGCACGCACTCGGTTCCAACCGCTTATTCTAGCTCAACCGTGCGCGGATGGGCCCCGAAAGTGCGCTTTCGTCCCGATCCTGCGTCGATCCGCGGTGAAAGAGAGGCGAACGAATGTTTCACGTGAAACATCGATGGGCGCACGCGCGGCCCCGAACGCGCCGCGGCCCCGGCGCAGGAGCGCTCGGGGCCGCGGCGGCGATGGAAGGCGGCGGGCTTACTCGTTCAGCAGGTCCACCACGGCGAGGCCGGCATCGGACGATTCGATGATGTCGCGGTTGCCGAACACGCACACGGCGTTCAGCGCGACGGCCTCGGCGATGGGCGCGGCCAGCGAGCGCAGCGTGGCGGCGTCCGCGTCGATCATCTGGGCGCGCGTCTCCAAGCGGCTCTCGGGGGTGCGCCCGCCGAAGAAATCGCCGTCCTGGCGCCGCACGAGGGCGCGCGCCTTGAGCGGCGTGTCGAACCCTGCCACGGTGCTCACCACGTAGCCCTCCATCGCGTCGGCGGCGGGGTCGAACGCGGCGAGCCACTCCGACGCTCCGGCGAAGCGGGCCAGCGTGTCGTCGAGGTGCGGGTCGCGGTAGGAGTAGAAGCGCAGGTTGCCGGTGCGCGCCGTCTGGAAGCCCGCGCCGTACGCGCCGCCCTTGACGCGCACCTCGTTCCACAGGTAGTCGTAGGACAGCGCGCGCGCCGCCACCTGCCAGGCGCCCGTGTAGCCCGCGTCGAAGGCGCGGCGATCGAAGCCCTGCGCGGCGTAGCACACGTCGGTGGGCACGACGAACGCCTCGTTGAGCACGACGGGGTCGGGCGCGACGAGGCGCACGCCGTCCTCGGGCCGCGTGCGCCCGAGCGTCGCGCCCGCGGACGCGAAGCGCGCGTAGTCGTCGTCGGAGCCGGTGAAGCTCAGCGTCAGCGCGTTGTCGGCGAACAGGCGCGCGGCGAGGTCGGCCAGGCGCGCGGACACGTCGTCGGTGCGCTCGTCGAACGAGGCCAGCAGCTGCTTGAGGAAGCGGTAGAACCCGACGCCGCCCAGCTGCTCGCGCACCACGCCGGCAGGCAGGTAGTACGAGGCCAGATGCGCCATGGCGCTGGCGTGGCCCGCGTTCGCGAAGCCCTGCTCCATGCCGATGCGGCGCTGCTGCAGCACGTCCTTGATCTTGCTCGTGTCGGAGAAGTCCGTCTCCAGCATGATCTCGCGCGGCAGCTCGGCCAGCTCCCGCACGTTCTCGGTCAGCGCGCTCGAGCTCACGACGAACTTCGGCGCGAGCGCGGAGGGGTCGGCCTCGTCCTCGTAGATCTCGGCGAAGAACGAGAGGTTGCCCAGCTTACCGTTGACGAGCGTGTCCAGCTCGGAGGCCGTATGGCGCGCGGTGCCCAGCTTGCCCAGCACGAGCCCCAGCACGGCCACGTAGGGCAGCTCGTCGAACGCCACGCGGTCGAGGTCGAAGTAGCGGTAGGCGTAGGCGATGCCGCGCGTGGGAACGTCGTGGCGCAGCGTGGGGACGTCCGCGCCCTCCACGAGGCCGTACGCGGGCTCCACGGGCGCCTCCCCGATGTCGGACACCGACAGGCGCGGCAGCGTGGCCAGCGCCTGGGGCGCGTCGGGCTCCTCCTGCAGGCGGCGCAGCGCCGCCTCCTCGTCGGCCACGCGCACGAAGTCCTCGGGCGTCATCGCGGCCTCGGCGGCGGCGAGGCGCGCTTCCTCGTAGGCGTCCTCGTCGCCGTCCACCGGGACGATCTCCACCTCGGCCAGGTGGTCGCTTTCCAGGAACACCTCGCGGATGAGCTGCTCGAAGTAGCCCTCGTCGAGCGCCTTGCGC is a genomic window containing:
- a CDS encoding insulinase family protein; translated protein: MDLTPDQKLHGFTVRTREDLPEIDGTAYVLDHDKSGAQLLYLQNDDSNKAFSIAFKTPPADDTGVFHILEHSVLCGSDKFPVKEPFVDLLKSSMQTFLNAMTFPDKTMYPVASTNDQDLLNLTDVYLDAVLHPAIYRKRAIFEQEGWHYELAGDVEAEAGDSVVGDAVAAAEAADGSARLVLNGVVYNEMKGALSDPNSVLYDELQAALFPDTAYRFESGGTPRAIPDLTYERFLEEHRRHYRLDNSYLTLYGDVDLDGMLAFLDDRYLSPVADEQAASASLDAEGAPIGPHELREQAPVRALGVKRNMATAPENACAGLGYVIGNARERTRMVAVDILIDAIAGSNEAPLKRALLDAGLAADALAFFADSLLQPFAVIQLRGLEEGGAERFRPVVEETLRGLADGGLDRTLVEASLSRAEFVMRERDFGMADGVALSMSALAGWLYDDDEATSYLKYEDDFAFLRKALDEGYFEQLIREVFLESDHLAEVEIVPVDGDEDAYEEARLAAAEAAMTPEDFVRVADEEAALRRLQEEPDAPQALATLPRLSVSDIGEAPVEPAYGLVEGADVPTLRHDVPTRGIAYAYRYFDLDRVAFDELPYVAVLGLVLGKLGTARHTASELDTLVNGKLGNLSFFAEIYEDEADPSALAPKFVVSSSALTENVRELAELPREIMLETDFSDTSKIKDVLQQRRIGMEQGFANAGHASAMAHLASYYLPAGVVREQLGGVGFYRFLKQLLASFDERTDDVSARLADLAARLFADNALTLSFTGSDDDYARFASAGATLGRTRPEDGVRLVAPDPVVLNEAFVVPTDVCYAAQGFDRRAFDAGYTGAWQVAARALSYDYLWNEVRVKGGAYGAGFQTARTGNLRFYSYRDPHLDDTLARFAGASEWLAAFDPAADAMEGYVVSTVAGFDTPLKARALVRRQDGDFFGGRTPESRLETRAQMIDADAATLRSLAAPIAEAVALNAVCVFGNRDIIESSDAGLAVVDLLNE